Part of the Paenibacillus sp. JNUCC32 genome is shown below.
GTTTCGACGATCGGGATCCTGCGGTTTTAACAGTCGGGGACGTTTCTTCATCACCTTCAAGGGGAAGCGGATGAGGAAATCCTTCAAGTCGTTGATACCGTAAGGCACCATGGGGCTTGCGTAAGGCACGCCAAAGCTCTTCAATCTGACCAGATGACTGCACAGTAAAAGGAAGAACATCACGACGCCGAACAAACCGAGCACTGCCGCAAAGAACATCGCGGTAAACCGGAGGACGCGCAGTGTAATGCCGGCACTGTAGACCGGGATCGTGAAGGAGGAGATCGCGGTTACAGCTACGACAATAACGAGAAACGGACTGACAATTCCGGCATTTACGGCAGCATCGCCAATAATCAGACCGCCCACGATGCCCATCGCAGGTCCAATGGGTTTCGGAAGCCGGATCCCGGCCTCCCGCAAAATTTCAATGGCGATCTCCATGATGAGCGCTTCGATGATCGAGGGAAAGGGCACGCCCTGCCTCGTCCCGATAATAGTCAACGCCAGCTTGGTGGGTATCAGCCCGGGATTAAACGAAATAAACGAAATGTACAGTGCGGGTGCCAGCAGCGCCAGAAGGGCGGAGAGAAAGCGCAATAAGCGGACAAAGGAGCCCGAGATCCATCTCTCGTAATAGTCTTCAGGCGATTGGAGCAGCATGCTGAACGTGACCGGCATGATTAACGCGTAGGGCGTGCCGTCAAGAAGGATGGCTACCCGTCCCTCCAGCAAAGCACCGATGACCCTGTCCGGTCTCTCGGTATTTTGGATTTGCTGAAAAGGACTCATGACGTTTTCTTCAATCAATTGCTCGATGTATCCCGATTCAAGCGGATCGTCGATTTCGATTTTCCGGATGCGCGTAACGACTTCATCTACCAGATTGGGGTCGGCGATGTCCTTCATGTAGGCGACGACCAGATCTTTTTTTACCCGGTTTCCGACCTCGAATCGGGTGAGCTGAAGACTTTCATTTTTTCCATGAAGCCTAAGCAGGCCTGTATTGTCTGACAATCTTTCGGTAAATCCGATACGGGGACCTCGAAGAAGGGCTTCCGATAGAGGCTCTTCTACGTTTCGGCTTTTTCCCTTGGCCGACCCCACCAAAAAGGCTCCTTGCATTCCATCCACCAATAAACAGGGCGTGCCTGCAAGAACGGCTTGTACAAGGTCCAATAATTGACGAACATGCTTAATCTCACATACCGGCAGCATCTGGCTGCTGATGTAGGCTTTGATGGCATCGCTCGAATCATTAAAGTTGTCGTGCTCCGTTTCCGGAACCCCCTCCAGCATCAGGGGTCTTATAAGATGGGTGTCGATGAGGTCGCTATCCAGCAATCCGTCCACATATACGACGACCGCCCGCGTTCGCGTGCCCCGTATCGTAAATTCTCTGATTTCCACGTCCGCATTGTCACCGATCGCTTGGCGAACCGACGTGATATCCGTGTCGTAAAGTCCCGTTAGGGAAGCGTCTGGCGAAACGCTATCCTCCCTCACGGGTGAAGAGGGGATGTTGGGCTTTAGGGAAAAGCTTGAGTTGATTGACTTGTGAAACCATTTGGAGAACAGCAGCATCACGACGGGGACAAAAAAGAGCAGAAAGGCTTGGAAAAATATCGTCCACTTCGGAATATAAGACGCAATGACGGACCACACCGATAATCACCCCGCAGTTTCTTAGCAATTGGGTCATAATGCGAATCATGTGTATTGTTACCCGAGGCGATCTTGAAAATTCCTGTATTTTCAATATTAGAGAAGGGGACCCACGGGTCTGCCTTCCAATGATGACGAATGGGCGCTGGAAAACTGGATACGCAAAAAAAAAGGCATCCCCCAGGCCGCTGACCTGATGGGATGTCCTTATGATGCGAGTTAAGCTGAAGCTCTTACTTCTTCGATATCGAGAACGGCAGTTCCTCCGCACTGTAATGACGGTAGCTTGGAGCCAATCCAAGACGGAAATCGAGGGATTTTCCTGCCAGAATATCCTCATGCGTAATGTACAGTTTAGTGTAATCCTGTCCCTCCAATTGCACGTTCGCCACGAAATTGGACTGCGGATTGTTGTTGTCGGTATGAATCAACATCTGTTTGCCGTTTGGCAGCTCAATGCTCACGCTGTCGAACAGCGGGATGCCGAGCACATATTCATTGCTGCCTGGACATACCGGATAGAAGCCCATGGAGCTGAACACATACCAGCCGGACATGCTGCCGTTATCCTCGTCGCCCGGGAAGCCGTCAAAGCCGCTGTTGAACAGGTTCGACATCAGCTGTTTGAGGATCACCTGGGATGATGCGGGCTGCCCTACATAGTTGAACAGATAAGGAATATGGAAGCTCGGCTGGTTGGAAATCGCCAGCTGGCCATAATCGATGGCGGCCATCTCGCTCATCTCATGAATTTCAAAGCCGTAGCCCCGGACGTCGAAGTCTGGCGCTTTGTTGCACAATTCGGTAATTTTGTCGAAAAAGCGTTCTTTCGAACCATACGCTTCGATCAAGCCTTGGAAATCCTGGAATACGGCAAAGCTGGTTTGCCAAGCGCTTCCCTCGGCATAATCGAGTCCCCAGCTCGTGTCGTTGAAATTCGGACGGAACTGACCGTTCTGATCTTTGGCCCGCATGAAGCCGGTCTCCGCATCAAATATATTCTGATAGTTGAGCGCGCTTTGTCTGTACTGAGCGGCTATGTCCGACCGGCCCAACACATCGGCCACGCGGCTGATGCAATAGTCGCTGTATGCGTAATCCAGCGTGTGGTTTACGCTCTCATGATAGCTGCTCGGAACGTAACCGTACTTGATGTAGTCCAGCGTTCCTTGACGTCCATAACAATTCTGTCCGCTCTGCGTGGTGGCTGCGGTCAGCATGGCCTCCAGCAGTTCCGGCAGCAGATGCTGGGCGAGTCCCTTTGCCGCCGCATCCGCGATGACCGCGTCAATAAGCGTGCCCGGCATCAGTCCGCGCTCATCCGGGGACAGCCATTTTGGCAGGAAGCCGGTCTCGCGGTAAGAATTCAGGAAACCTTCCAGCATTTCCTCATATTCCTTCGGCGCGATGATGGAATAGAGTGGATATACGGTTTTGTAAGTATCCCAGAAGCCGTTATTGGTATAGAGCACGCCCTTCTTGACGGATCGGGCCGTTGTGTCGTAATGAACCGGCTTCATATCGGCATCGAGCTCATAGAATTTTTGCGGGAACAAGAACATGCGGTAAAGGCAGGTATAAAAAGTGCGCATATATTCCTCGTTCGGGTGAGTGACCCGGATTTTGTTCAGGTAATGATTCCAGGCTTCCGCCGCCAATTCTTTCTGTTCGTCCAAGGTTGTGTCGAGCTCGCGCGTCAGATTAAGCTCCGCTTGCTCCTGGCTGATGAAAGAGGTCGCCAGCTTAACATCCAGGGTGCCCTTTTCACAGTCCTTGAAGCGAATGACGACATGCTGGTCCGCATTGACGAAAGCGACCTCCGGGAAGAACTGGCCTTCGGCGTCGTAGTAACCGGTCGCAGAGAGATCCATGTCCTTGCTGAAGCTCATGGCCACGTACATGCGGAATCCTTTATCGTGACAGTCTGCGAAGTTGCTGACATAACCGGTCATTTTGCGCTGGGCAGCATCCACCCGGAACTCGCTTTGGCTTTGGACGTTTAGCACAAGGCCAGCCTGCTGCCCGGAATTGTATTTGATGCGCAGCGACGCGCCATAGCAGCTCGGTACCAGCTCCGTGGTGATGTTGTAGCGCTGCTGCTTCACTTTGAGATAATGAGGCTTGAATATCGCTTCCTCCGGCCGGTACGAGCTTTGGCAGGTGAAGACGGAACCCCTGATTTTGTCGTCTGCGATCGGAGTCATCAGGAAGTGGGCGAAGTCGCCCATCCACGGACTCGGCTGGTGCGTCAGGCGAATGCCTTGGAAGATGCGGTCATTGGGGTTGAAGAACCAGCTTCCTTCGTTTTTGGTCTGCACGACATAGTGGTTCATACCGAACGGCACACCCGTGTAAGGGAGTGCATTCCCGTTGGAAAAGGTATATTGGTTGTTGGTGCCCTGTCTGGTATCGACATAGTTCAGCATGTAAAAGTCTCCTTTGTTATTGAGGAATAGGCGGATTATAACTTCTTCACGGTCTGGCGTTCCATGAGCCGAACGGGAATCACCACATTCTCAAGAGGGTGTTCCAGAGAGTGCTCTATGAGGGATATGAGGTTCCGTGCAGCCTGATATCCCATCTGTCCAAAGTCCTGCGATATGGTGGTCAGCTTGGGTTCAACGAAGCTCGCGAGATGAATGTCGTCAAAACCGACCACGGAGAAATCGTCCGGAACGGACAAGCCCAACTCCTTGGCGATTTGAATGATCTCGATCGCAATGAGGTCATTCTCTGCCACAATCCCCGTAATTCCTTGGTTCACGACGGACTGAATAAACTGAATATAGTATTCTCTGCCGTTGTCGTGGTCATGGGTTAAGTAACGGTCGGTCAAGTCATTGACGCTGTAATCGATCAGGCTGTAATCATACAGAGCCTTCAAGTAACCGAAATACCGCTCCCGGATGGAAGAGGAATTCTCTACCTTCAAGGAGGAGATAAAGGCGATTTTTTTGTGATTGTTCTCGATCAGATGTTTGGAGGCTTGGTATCCGCCGTCAAAGTTATCGGAGACGACCGACAGGAAGGGGATGCCTTCAATGCACTTGTCCATCGTCACAAGCGGGTACTTTGCCAGGTGATATTGATACAGAATGCCAAGGTCCGAGATGCTGCTGATCGGGTAGAGGATCAATCCGGAATGGGCGCTTTGAAGCGCAGTCTCCAACAGCTTGCGCTGCCCGACAATCGTATTGGACTGAATGTTCAAGCTATAGTCGGTCGTTGCGAGATATTCATTGATGCCTTTCTCGTAATCGCCGAGTCCCGGATTATGGGCGAACGGAAGAATCAGCAGAATCTCTTTGCCAGTCTTGCTCAATGGTCGGTGATCAGCCGTAGCGTCGCTCACGAAGCTCCCCTTGCCCTGGATCCGGTAAATCAGCTTGGCATTCTCCAGCTCGTTCAGCGCTCTCTTCGATGTAATCCGGCTGACCTTATATTCCTTCGAAATCTCGGCTTCGGTCGGAAGCTGGTCTCCAGCCTGAAGCTCCCCGGATTCAATCTTGGCTGTTAGAGCGTTGACGATATGTTGATATAGTGGAATTTGTTCCATTTGAGATCACCTCGCTAAATTTGATATATCATTTTGTGGGGAGAATGTCAAAGTTTAAAGATGCATTTGAATAAGAAGATACGGTTGTTATGGTTGAACATACGGAAAGGCTGGAGTGGGAATTCCCGATATGTGCTAGACGGGGTTATTAAAGTATGGTTGTTATTATAAGGATAGTATCCCTGGTTATACTTCGGAATGAAACGTCCGCCGAGCCGCTAAATAGAGAAGATGAGCACTGAAATATCGATTAAATGGTATATCATTTGATCGAAAATCAAAAATATTTTATATATCAAATATAAATCTGTATGTATTCAGCGGGTTGGACCTGCTCCGGCACATTTATTATTCTAGTAATCATGCTGACCCTTGGCATATTGCATCTTGGCAGCCTTGATGCTGGCTGGTATCAGCTTTATGTACATGATTTGACAGCTTATCATTTGAGTGATAAATTGACTGTGATTACGATAGAGGAGGTCAATGGAATCAATGAAGCAATTGGGATTTCATCAGGAGAACCGGTTAGCCATGCTGTCATGGATTCGGATCACCCGGTTTCAGCAGATCGGCAATCACATCTCGAATGAGTTTTTGCAGCCTTTCTGCATTACCGTTGCCCAATTCGACGTGCTGATCCAGGTCATGGCCCACCAACCTCTATCTCAGCAGGAGCTGGCCGAATATCTGTCCATCAGCGGCGGCGGCGTTTCCCACATGGTGAAACGGCTGGAGAAGCTGGGCCTGATTGTCCGCAAGCAGGATTGGAAGGTGAAGTACATCTCCCTAACCGAGAAGGGACAAGCCTTGCTGCAAGAAATTATCCCGCTGCTGTCGGATTTTCAAACCTCCATGTTTGATGTTTTGGATGATCAAGAACTACAGCAGCTTTACAAGACTATGAGAAAGCTCCATCAGTATAACTTAAAAAAGA
Proteins encoded:
- a CDS encoding spore germination protein; protein product: MWSVIASYIPKWTIFFQAFLLFFVPVVMLLFSKWFHKSINSSFSLKPNIPSSPVREDSVSPDASLTGLYDTDITSVRQAIGDNADVEIREFTIRGTRTRAVVVYVDGLLDSDLIDTHLIRPLMLEGVPETEHDNFNDSSDAIKAYISSQMLPVCEIKHVRQLLDLVQAVLAGTPCLLVDGMQGAFLVGSAKGKSRNVEEPLSEALLRGPRIGFTERLSDNTGLLRLHGKNESLQLTRFEVGNRVKKDLVVAYMKDIADPNLVDEVVTRIRKIEIDDPLESGYIEQLIEENVMSPFQQIQNTERPDRVIGALLEGRVAILLDGTPYALIMPVTFSMLLQSPEDYYERWISGSFVRLLRFLSALLALLAPALYISFISFNPGLIPTKLALTIIGTRQGVPFPSIIEALIMEIAIEILREAGIRLPKPIGPAMGIVGGLIIGDAAVNAGIVSPFLVIVVAVTAISSFTIPVYSAGITLRVLRFTAMFFAAVLGLFGVVMFFLLLCSHLVRLKSFGVPYASPMVPYGINDLKDFLIRFPLKVMKKRPRLLKPQDPDRRN
- a CDS encoding GH92 family glycosyl hydrolase, with the protein product MLNYVDTRQGTNNQYTFSNGNALPYTGVPFGMNHYVVQTKNEGSWFFNPNDRIFQGIRLTHQPSPWMGDFAHFLMTPIADDKIRGSVFTCQSSYRPEEAIFKPHYLKVKQQRYNITTELVPSCYGASLRIKYNSGQQAGLVLNVQSQSEFRVDAAQRKMTGYVSNFADCHDKGFRMYVAMSFSKDMDLSATGYYDAEGQFFPEVAFVNADQHVVIRFKDCEKGTLDVKLATSFISQEQAELNLTRELDTTLDEQKELAAEAWNHYLNKIRVTHPNEEYMRTFYTCLYRMFLFPQKFYELDADMKPVHYDTTARSVKKGVLYTNNGFWDTYKTVYPLYSIIAPKEYEEMLEGFLNSYRETGFLPKWLSPDERGLMPGTLIDAVIADAAAKGLAQHLLPELLEAMLTAATTQSGQNCYGRQGTLDYIKYGYVPSSYHESVNHTLDYAYSDYCISRVADVLGRSDIAAQYRQSALNYQNIFDAETGFMRAKDQNGQFRPNFNDTSWGLDYAEGSAWQTSFAVFQDFQGLIEAYGSKERFFDKITELCNKAPDFDVRGYGFEIHEMSEMAAIDYGQLAISNQPSFHIPYLFNYVGQPASSQVILKQLMSNLFNSGFDGFPGDEDNGSMSGWYVFSSMGFYPVCPGSNEYVLGIPLFDSVSIELPNGKQMLIHTDNNNPQSNFVANVQLEGQDYTKLYITHEDILAGKSLDFRLGLAPSYRHYSAEELPFSISKK
- a CDS encoding LacI family DNA-binding transcriptional regulator; the protein is MEQIPLYQHIVNALTAKIESGELQAGDQLPTEAEISKEYKVSRITSKRALNELENAKLIYRIQGKGSFVSDATADHRPLSKTGKEILLILPFAHNPGLGDYEKGINEYLATTDYSLNIQSNTIVGQRKLLETALQSAHSGLILYPISSISDLGILYQYHLAKYPLVTMDKCIEGIPFLSVVSDNFDGGYQASKHLIENNHKKIAFISSLKVENSSSIRERYFGYLKALYDYSLIDYSVNDLTDRYLTHDHDNGREYYIQFIQSVVNQGITGIVAENDLIAIEIIQIAKELGLSVPDDFSVVGFDDIHLASFVEPKLTTISQDFGQMGYQAARNLISLIEHSLEHPLENVVIPVRLMERQTVKKL
- a CDS encoding MarR family winged helix-turn-helix transcriptional regulator, translated to MKQLGFHQENRLAMLSWIRITRFQQIGNHISNEFLQPFCITVAQFDVLIQVMAHQPLSQQELAEYLSISGGGVSHMVKRLEKLGLIVRKQDWKVKYISLTEKGQALLQEIIPLLSDFQTSMFDVLDDQELQQLYKTMRKLHQYNLKKKSSNPRISVEEE